From a region of the Notolabrus celidotus isolate fNotCel1 chromosome 14, fNotCel1.pri, whole genome shotgun sequence genome:
- the apbb1 gene encoding amyloid-beta A4 precursor protein-binding family B member 1 — MGGHDDEDMSYVVNKQKQDEELKNKLNDSSHWGEQDSTGSNAKWLKEGQNQLRKEAENQQDQDHNCNISQNGNKEDPHQTTTQEEQQQGNEEQTKSPKITLSPGLSQEESKNILNDPLLIDTLESTEEKDKEREEDGKEKEKTSDEDEDTPDETGEVTEGQRTGEAQREGSVVGRNACLLFSNMNGSPNEEEPSWPALSQDNATDSSPNGNRESFWDSSAFETDTDLPSGWMRVRDTSGTYYWHIPTGTTQWEPPSPLGVVGDSMMSSTMSLETTPCEEHEESWTQLSSTEEGAGEGELWKEEAEVASDQSLKEFEGATLRYASINLNYNCSQSEEDEKFAPLCTDIETKCFAVRSLGWVEMSEEDMAPGKSSVAVNNCIRQLSYHKHNLHDTVGIWGEGKDMLMVLENDTMNLIDPLGQTLLHAQPIGSIRVWGVGRDNGRDFAYVARDNLTQVLKCHVFRCDSPAKNIATSLHEMCSKIMMERKATKPGVSRLNSDPCNPGLLSVEEFPAPKNELFQHFQVFYLGCETVAKPVGMDVINDTLQAAVDGKDRSEWTPVSVNVAPATLTILSKQNDEVLSECRVRFLSFMGVGKDVHTFAFIMAEGPRDFTCHMFWCEPNAASLSEAVQAACMLRYQKCLDARPPSLASCLPTPPADSVARRVKKGVQSLLGSFKSYRSGSQSP, encoded by the exons ATGGGAGGCCATGATGATGAAGACATGTCATACgtagtaaataaacaaaaacaagatgaagaGCTGAAGAACAAGCTGAACGACAGCAGCCACTGGGGTGAACAGGACTCCACAGGCAGCAATGCCAAGTGGTTGAAAGAAGGCCAGAACCAGCTGCGGAAAGAAGCTGAAAAccagcaggaccaggaccacAACTGCAACATCAGCCAAAATGGGAACAAGGAGGACCCTCATCAGACTACCACTCAGGAAGAACAACAACAGGGCAACGAGGAGCAGACCAAGTCTCCCAAAATAACACTGAGCCCTGGCCTCAGCCAGGAGGAGTCCAAGAACATCCTGAATGACCCACTCCTCATTGACACTCTGGAGTCCACAGAAGAGAAGGataaagagagggaagaggatgggaaagagaaggagaagacatcagatgaagatgaagacacACCAGATGAAACTGGAGAGGTCACAGAGGGGCAGAGGACAGGGGAGGCTCAGAGGGAGGGCAGCGTTGTGGGGAGAAATGCCTGCCTCCTGTTTTCCAACATGAACGGGTCACCAAATGAGGAAGAGCCCAGCTGGCCCGCTCTGTCTCAGGACAATGCCACTGACAGCTCTCCAAACGGCAACAGAG AGTCCTTTTGGGATTCCAGCGCTTTCGAGACCGACACAGACCTGCCTTCAGGATGGATGAGGGTGCGGGATACATCTGGCACATACTACTGGCACATCCCCACAGGCACCACCCAGTGGGAGCCTCCTTCACCCCTGGGTGTGGTGGGCGACTCCATGATGTCCTCCACCATGTCCCTGGAGACGACACCCTGTGAGGAGCATGAG GAGTCCTGGACTCAGCTTTCCAGCACAGAAGAAGGAGCTGGTGAAGGGGAGCTGTGGAAG gaggaggcagaggttGCGTCTGATCAAAGTCTGAAGGAGTTTGAAGGGGCAACTTTACGCTATGCATCCATCAACCTCAA TTACAACTGCTCCCAGTCCGAGGAAGACGAAAAGTTTGCTCCCCTCTGCACAGACATAGAAACCAAG TGTTTCGCCGTGCGTTCCCTGGGCTGGGTGGAGATGTCGGAGGAGGACATGGCTCCCGGCAAGAGCAGCGTGGCCGTCAACAACTGCATCAGACAGCTCTCTTATCACAAACACAACCTGCACGACACTGTTGGTATCTGGGGAGAG GGTAAGGACATGCTGATGGTGCTGGAGAACGACACCATGAACTTGATCGACCCTCTGGGCCAAACTCTGCTGCATGCTCAGCCGATAGGCAGCATCCGTGTGTGGGGTGTTGGTCGAGACAACGGCAG GGATTTTGCTTATGTGGCTCGAGACAACCTGACCCAGGTGCTGAAGTGTCACGTTTTCCGCTGTGACTCACCTGCAAAGAACATCGCCACCAGCTTACATGAGATGTGTTCAAAG ATAATGATGGAGAGAAAGGCAACCAAGCCAGGGGTGAGCAGGCTCAACTCTGACCCGTGTAACCCTGGGCTCCTCTCCGTTGAAG AGTTTCCTGCTCCGAAAAACGAACTCTTCCAGCACTTCCAGGTTTTCTATCTTGGTTGTGAGACTGTGGCAAAACCAGTCG GTATGGATGTAATCAATGACACGCTCCAGGCAGCAGTCGATGGCAAAGATAGAAGTGAATGGACTCCTGTCTCTGTGAATGTTGCTCCAGCCACCCTCACAATTCTCTCCAAACAG AATGACGAGGTGCTGTCTGAGTGCAGGGTGCGTTTCCTGTCCTTCATGGGTGTGGGGAAGGACGTCCACACCTTCGCTTTCATCATGGCCGAAGGTCCTCGAGACTTCACCTGCCACATGTTTTGGTGTGAACCCAACGCTGCCAGTCTGAGCGAGGCTGTGCAGGCTGCCTGCATG cTCCGCTACCAGAAATGTTTGGATGCTCGTCCTCCCAGCCTGGCCTCCTGCCTGCCCACTCCTCCTGCCGACTCGGTGGCTCGCCGGGTCAAGAAGGGGGTGCAGAGTCTGCTGGGCAGCTTCAAGAGCTACAGGTCAGGCTCTCAATCCCCCTGA
- the LOC117824990 gene encoding integrin-linked protein kinase, whose translation MDDIFTQCREGNAVAVRLWLDNTENDLNQGDDHGFSPLHWACREGRSSVVDMLIMRGARINVMNRGDDTPLHLAASHGHREIVGKLIQCKADTNAANEHGNTPLHYACFWGQDQVAEDLVTSGAQVSICNKYGETPMDKGKPHLREILRDKAEKLGQNLTKIPFKDTFWKGTTRTRPRNGTLNKQAGIDYKQLSFVAKINENQSGELWQGRWQGNEIIVKVLKVRDWTTRKSRDFNEEYPKLRIFSHPNVLPMLGACQSPPAPHPIIITHWMPYGSLYNVLHEGTNFVVDQTQAVKFALDIGCGMAFLHTLEPMIPRHYLNSKSVMIDEDMTARISMADVKFSFQCPGRMYSPAWVAPEALQKKPEEINRRSADMWSFAILLWELVTREVPFADLSNMEIGMKVSLEGLRPTIPPGISPHICKLMKICMNEDPAKRPKFDMIVPILEKMQDK comes from the exons AGATGACCACGGCTTCAGCCCGCTGCACTGGGCGTGCAGGGAGGGACGCTCCAGCGTGGTCGACATGCTCATCATGAGAGGGGCTCGCATCAACGTCATGAACCGCGGCGACGACACGCCTCTGCACCTGGCGGCCAGCCACGGACATCGGGAGATAGTTGGAAAG CTGATCCAGTGCAAAGCAGACACCAACGCAGCCAATGAACACGGAAACACACCACTGCATTACGCCTGCTTCTGGGGCCAAGACCAAGTGGCTGAG GACCTTGTGACTAGCGGGGCTCAGGTTAGCATCTGCAACAAATATGGGGAAACGCCCATGGATAAAGGCAAACCTCACCTGCGTGAAATCCTCAGAG ATAAAGCAGAGAAACTGGGGCAGAACTTGACTAAAATTCCCTTCAAAGACACGTTCTGGAAAGGAACCACCAGAACTCGACCCC GTAACGGCACTTTGAACAAACAAGCAGGCATTGACTACAAACAGCTCTCTTTCGTGGCTAAAATAAATGAGAACCAGTCTGGAGAG TTGTGGCAGGGGCGCTGGCAAGGAAATGAAATTATTGTTAAGGTGTTAAAAGTTCGCGACTGGACCACGAGGAAAAGCAGAGACTTCAATGAGGAGTATCCCAAACTCAG GATATTTTCCCACCCGAATGTCCTACCCATGTTGGGAGCATGTCAGTCTCCTCCCGCCCCTCACCCCATCATCATCACACACTGGATGCCTTATGGCTCCCTCTACAACGTGCTGCATGAAGGGACCA ACTTTGTGGTGGACCAGACACAGGCGGTTAAGTTTGCTCTGGACATCGGGTGTGGGATGGCCTTCTTACACACACTTGAACCCATGATCCCCCGGCATtatctcaacagcaaaagtgttATG ATAGATGAAGACATGACGGCCAGGATCAGCATGGCAGACGTCAAGTTCTCCTTCCAGTGTCCCGGCAGGATGTACTCGCCTGCTTGGGTGGCCCCTGAGG CTCTGCAGAAGAAGCCAGAAGAGATCAACCGTCGCTCAGCAGATATGTGGAGCTTTGCCATCCTGCTGTGGGAGCTAGTGACCAGAGAGGTGCCGTTTGCGGACCTGTCCAACATGGAGATAGGCATGAAG GTTTCTTTGGAGGGTCTGAGGCCCACCATCCCCCCCGGCATCTCTCCCCACATTTGCAAGCTCATGAAGATATGCATGAACGAAGACCCAGCAAAGAGGCCGAAGTTTGACATGATTGTCCCAATTCTGGAAAAAATGCAGGacaagtga